From the genome of Populus alba chromosome 10, ASM523922v2, whole genome shotgun sequence, one region includes:
- the LOC118060228 gene encoding L-type lectin-domain containing receptor kinase S.4-like isoform X1 has protein sequence MSQMITLLLFLLFLANPVFSQLDDLYFPGFNHVTSNMSLNGAAVIEKNGMLRLTNNTQHTVGHAFYSSPVKFKNSSNGKSFSFSTAFAFTIVPENPRIRGHGFAFTISTSKELPGALPNQYLGLLNATDSGNFSNHLFAVEFDTVRDYDLHDINDNHVGIDINSVVSSKSAPAASFLVNSTTKDLNLCSGRPIQAWVDYDSIKNLVEVRLSSFSKRPVSPILSCKIDLSPIFKDYMYVGFSSSTGLLTSTHYILGWSFSMKGEAKSLSFPSLPSLPGHKMKRTGLILGVSTLATFLIILIVATTFYLSRKIKKADVTEAWELDIGPHRFPYQELKKATMNFRDEELLGFGGFGKVYKGTLPNSNTEIAVKRICHESKQGLKEFLTEIASIGRLRHRNLVRLLGWCRQQGDLLLVYEFMANGSLDKYLFDNPKTILKWEQRFNIIKGVASGLLYLHEEWEQTVIHRDIKAGNVLLDSELNGRLGDFGLAKLYDRNSNPITTKVVGTLGYLAPELTRTGKPTTSSDVFAFGALLLEVVCGRKPIEPKALPEELILVDWVWDRWKSGSILDVVDPRLNGEFNEHEAVLVLKLGLMCSNNAPDARPPMREVARCLEGEVALPAVVAAPNACDGKDVNANKVRSELVDHKHSYPNLEKVSTWSFDADYGDTDIEAGSDSALPSSGGS, from the coding sequence ATGTCCCAGATGATCACGCTTCTCTTGTTTCTCCTTTTCCTTGCAAACCCAGTTTTTTCTCAGCTAGATGATCTCTACTTCCCAGGCTTTAATCATGTTACCAGCAACATGAGCCTAAATGGTGCTGCTGTGATTGAAAAAAATGGCATGCTTCGGTTAACAAACAACACTCAACACACAGTAGGTCATGCATTTTACTCATCTCCAGTCAAATTCAAGAACTCTAGTAATGGAAAAAGCTTCTCCTTCTCAACTGCCTTTGCTTTTACTATAGTTCCTGAGAATCCAAGAATAAGAGGTCATGGTTTTGCTTTCACAATATCCACCTCAAAAGAGCTCCCAGGCGCGCTTCCAAACCAGTATCTAGGTCTCCTCAATGCAACCGACAGTGGAAACTTCTCCAATCATCTCTTTGCAGTTGAGTTTGACACTGTTAGAGACTATGACTTGCATGATATAAATGATAACCATGTTGGCATTGATATCAATAGCGTGGTATCAAGCAAATCCGCTCCTGCTGCATCCTTTCTTGTTAATTCAACAACGAAAGACTTGAATCTTTGCAGTGGTAGGCCTATTCAAGCATGGGTTGATTACGATTCGATCAAGAATCTAGTAGAAGTAAGGCTTTCATCTTTTTCTAAAAGACCGGTTTCTCCTATCCTATCCTGTAAGATAGATCTTTCTCCTATTTTCAAAGATTATATGTATGTTGGGTTCTCTTCATCAACTGGCTTGCTCACAAGCACACACTATATCCTTGGATGGAGTTTCAGCATGAAAGGGGAGGCTAAATCTTTATCTTTTCCTTCCCTTCCTTCTCTTCCGGGGCACAAAATGAAACGCACAGGATTGATTTTAGGTGTCTCAACTTTAGCTACTTTTCTCATAATCTTGATCGTGGCCACGACATTTTACCTTTCCAGGAAGATAAAAAAAGCAGATGTCACAGAGGCATGGGAGCTTGATATTGGCCCTCACAGATTCCCTTACCAAGAACTCAAGAAAGCAACGATGAATTTTCGAGATGAAGAGTTGCTTGGATTTGGTGGATTTGGCAAAGTTTACAAAGGAACCCTGCCGAATTCTAATACTGAAATCGCAGTTAAGCGAATCTGTCACGAGTCTAAACAAGGTTTGAAAGAGTTTTTGACTGAGATTGCTAGCATCGGTCGGCTTCGTCATAGAAATTTGGTTCGGTTACTGGGATGGTGTCGGCAGCAAGGTGACTTACTACTTGTCTATGAGTTCATGGCTAATGGGAGCTTGGACAAGTACTTATTTGATAATCCTAAAACAATTCTTAAATGGGAACAAAGGTTCAATATTATCAAAGGTGTGGCCTCAGGCCTTTTGTATTTACATGAAGAATGGGAACAGACCGTGATTCACAGAGACATAAAGGCTGGTAATGTGTTATTAGATTCTGAGTTAAATGGAAGACTTGGGGACTTTGGTCTTGCCAAGCTATATGATCGTAACTCAAACCCCATCACCACTAAAGTGGTAGGGACATTGGGTTACTTAGCACCTGAGCTAACAAGAACAGGCAAGCCCACTACAAGTTCAGATGTGTTTGCCTTTGGTGCTCTTTTGCTTGAAGTAGTTTGTGGGAGGAAACCTATTGAGCCTAAAGCATTGCCGGAGGAGCTCATTTTGGTGGATTGGGTATGGGATAGGTGGAAAAGTGGTTCAATTCTTGATGTAGTGGATCCAAGATTGAATGGCGAGTTTAACGAGCACGAGGCTGTTCTTGTGTTGAAACTGGGGCTAATGTGCTCCAACAATGCGCCGGATGCGAGGCCTCCAATGAGGGAGGTTGCGAGGTGTTTGGAAGGAGAA